The sequence acaatgaatggatcttgtctgatagtatctgggttaaaactgtctgtatcaacaaggactcgtgaacatttgtacctgacgattacaaaattgagcgggcttgtgcaaagtgcattttgtacctttttcttggcgtaaataaatcgcctttcttgcggtgctccattctaatggatgtccttgaaatccctgcgtggcgtaatgtatgccaaaacccagcaaagaaggcacgatacaataccggtggccttcgagattctctccgtgatgttgatagaaattttacatttcttcgcttcttgcttaaagtactcccatagtttcataagtagatacttcgtttggctgtttaacgtcTTCCCAAAAGGGTTTCGCtccgcactcgctgacggtatactggacgccatattctcaacaattaagtgcgcgcccgtaacatgggtttacgaataaatgcgtcataaacattatgtttaaagcctttgatcttgtatggcttcttaatcaacaactcaggattcagctcaacgcgaacgtactatagctgTCTTTATTAGTAAGTTAATGCACATGTTTTGACAATAAGATGTTCATCattatttgtaaaaaaaattaattaactaGTCTGTCAACACCAGTTATTATATAAGAAATCGGACTAACATTTGGCATGTATAAAAAGTAAACATATTTATATATAATGGTGTCATTTAAatgtacataaattatttaTAAAATGATTCCTATATTATGCGTGCTGCATCGGccttgattactagtttctcatccacaaaattttGGAATCTAAAGTGGAGGAGAAATCATCAAAGCCTTTTAAAGCCAATTCATTAGCATGGCTTTGTAGTTTCTCATTTGAACGTAGTTTAATTTATTATATAACAGTTAGAATATAGTTTCCCATCCAATCATTTTGAAAAATAATTAAGTATATACAGCTGCCTTATCAAGTAGTCTAATATATTGACTTTGAGGTTGTTTGAATGTTTGGTATAAATAATGAACAGTTTTATGCAGCAATGTTAATGTAGATGGCAAGTACGTAGTGACCCAATACACTAAGCCGGCTCAATTGTGTCGTAATGGGAAGGAAATCCCCAAACGATCTAATTCACACACAATTTGAAGGTACTCCTCCTTTTTTGTGCACCTCTGCTCCAATGCTGATCATGCATGGGGTTCTTGTTAGATAACTGTTATATAGTAGCACATATTCAGTGACAAATGCCTTTATAAGGTGGGTCTAATGTCTGTTGTAGTCATGCATCATTATAACTATAATGCTAAGACAAAAAAGTTCATTATGATCTTCAGCATATTGATGAAGTAAAGTCCAAAGCCCCACCTCTAGATCTTCCTCTGCAGTGGTAACTGTAGTCACCGAATGTTGAAATATCCTACTTGAATAGAACCAAGGCTATTGACATTCTTGAAAAAGTACAGAGACGTGCAACAAAATGTGTACGAGAACTATATAGCCCATCTGCCATATGAAAGTCATCTTGAAAACTTAATCTCTATTCTCTATTTTGCAGATGCAAAGAGGTGGTATGATTGAAACATACAAAATACTTGTAATTAGTAACTGTAACTTTAGGATAGAGACGTAGCCTGTACCtccaaatcatacacacaattaagttagctagctatacccATTAAAAACCATACATTATATcactatagtgtctgtccagcagattcTTAAATTGATTAGGGAAGTTGGATTGATTGGGGTAAAGAATTCCAATCGTTAATCACtcaaactgaaaataaaagTGGTCTTGATAAGCAATGTGTGTGTCGCTTGAATAGTGTCGTGTTGTGTTCTCTTGTTGTTGTGATTGATAATATTAGCATGGtgggacacaactgggcataattggagcataataagGAGCATTGGTCAAAACAGTGTTTTCTCCTTTGGGTTGGGAGAGGGGGGTCAGGAATTTTGGGGGTGACCAGGTGCCTGTAAGTCTACAtatatagttgtccaagttcactATAATTTAAAATAGTTGAAATAGTTATGAAACTGGTTGGCCAtttaaggctgtgtcatgagtgttgattttgatttttgtgTGAATTGGGTGAAGCCAAATCCTATGGTTGGTAGAGCACGATGCTGATGACATAATATctaggacaaccatgtgcaCCTCATAAATGTAATTATTCTATTAGTAGTGTACTGCATTTTTTTGTTGAATCTGGTAaataaacaatttgtgtgagatctCTAAGATATTGTATTGACTATCAttgtatcaagagtacataataatagaggaggagagtgtctaacttcagtggATGCACTAAACTCACTGCGCTCAGACTTTGCACAATCAACTATAacaccaaaggtgacaaatggctTGCTCTATGAATGAGGTTGTAATACTTCTATTGCTTCAATTAGAGAATATTAACAGTCTTCTGTTGACTTAAAGGTATTAATTTATTACTAGAAgttttatggattgaagtactgtaggagggtttgagcacagtgtgtttgtatgaaTTATATTGAGCACTCTCctccctactctattattatgtactcttgattgtATAATACCAACTGCATGGGTGGATGAAACTTATAGGCTATTTTAAATTGAATATTAGGGTCTTTTCATGGttacagattttttttcttAAATCAGGCTTCCTGATATTTAATCTGGCAGTATATTTCAGGGGCGGCTCCTGAGATTTCCGGAAACCGGTCTCgttcagatcgagatactctaatagagcagtcaatcactctaataaagcagtcacaatattcagagcagcagtgtagcaagctttatagctatataaataaGAATCTTTATagtgtattttatcagtgatattattatatagttagtggagggcagttattcCCAGTAAATGATTACCGTTTATTTTGGTCTTCACCAAGAAATCTATGTAGCTAtgctcttgatcagaaaccagtcaccaaaagtCCTGGAGCTGCCTATGTGTTTgctggctgtgcatgccattttggcctagaatattatttttacaaaattacactcTCTGAGAAGACATTTTTGATAGTTAATTAAGCATGCTATTTAAGAAACTGGGTAAACTTGTACTATATCGTTGTATATGTACCCTATAGGAGACTTAAAAGTTaatgatctgatactgaatctgaaagcattttaaGATTGCATGTGCAAGTTTTAATCTGGGAACATTGTACAtcttgagattgaatctgagagcattttaaagttttgtgtgccattttaCTTAACCTAAGTATAGCTATAGTGTAGCAGTCACTTACAATTTTaggggggtgagtctgagattttagggggactttcccccctaacagccctagaataaacactgagtccaggggcggatctaggatttataaaagggggggggctaactcaaggtactaattacttgggtagaggtgtgcgaagcacacttcccagcatgcaaagcatgctggaactaggggggtctgggggcatgcccacccagtaaaattttgaaaaatagatgctaaaatactgcaatttggaggcatttccacataaaattcataatattttctgcctgtagatattttatatactgcctttagattataggtatggctctctgaagcatgttgttaatggaaaagtttgggtaggcacagacaaccaagtacatgatgcacccctctcacaattgcacaacactgaataggtgcatgttagaataataatgctgaaagtggaaaattttgaaatttgaacaatacaagattgaatctgagagcattttcaatagaaattgtgtacctgaattaagtattgccatacatattaactacacaagtagatgaatgaagccctttaaacagatcaatgcacttcattgtatgtataagtgcAGGCGGAtttgaaaaaattccataacagaaccaactaaatgtttcagtgaatgttctattagagtagttagctgactgctctattagagtatctcgatcttgtacacctccaatgctgatccaggtccttgttgtataaactttagcataactccactgataataccttggaaagatgtttataaggtgattttatgggtatttgtattattagtgatcatataattatgctaagacaaaatttcattataatactcagcatattgatcaagtaaagcctaaatataaagggggggcttcagcccccaaagccccccccccctgaatCCGCCCCTGGAGTCAAAAGCacaataggcaatttcaaaagactgattgattgattgttgaTTTAACCTCATGGTAATCGGTACAGCCATTCTTCCTCACTGGAGTGAACACACATATATGGAACCCCTTTTTGAAAGagtctcttactcgagatactctaatagagcagtcaaatcgagatactctaatagagcagtcacagtagtcttttgaggagcagtgtagcaagctatgtatacagttataaaattaataaggAAATGTAAACGTAGTTGGTGAgagcatctatggtgaggggcagctactGTCAGCAGGTGATAACCTTTTTTTtcttggtcttcaacttacagttaggctgaagttacaattccaaagtggaacccccctttttaaaagtctggatccgcccctgtttacaATTATAAACTTTAATACAAATACTAAACAAGGTTAAGACATGCACATAACAAGACAATTATAAAGTACAACTACTACTCATACAAATTAATGATCATGCATAAATAGTGGCTGGGAAGTTGGAAGGCTCAGGCCTACTACCACCGAATCTGGAcggtagaaatgatttagtatcacAAGTGTACTAGACCCTTACTTTTGTGAAAGGGTATGCAGGTGAGGCACAGACAGTGACCATATAATAAACTTTATAATTAACACTTCATCTAATTTGATGGTTTCATTAAATCTTTTTATATTGAGTTTGCTTTAAGGTAtgtgggtattatgagtcaATCAGTTAAAAGCATTCTTATCACCTGACCCCAATAAACTACACTATTCTAAAATTTCTAATATTATCCTACCATGTAGTGGGCCGTATGATCTTTTCTCTAAAGCACTATATACATTATTTATGGTGCAGCGGTGTTTGTGCCACAACCACAATCCCTCACTATCAGTTCCGAATGAGAGCCATCATTTATGATTGAGGAAATTTTTTACAACTTCCATTATGGGAATGTAGTTATCAATTCTGGAAAATAGAACAATTATATCATTATGGGATTCTTGTGATTTATGTGTGATTTCCATAATGGTTTGGGACTTGCAGAATTTATTTGCATGCTTGTGGAAAGGTAAATGCAAGCTCTAAAGTGGGCATCCATTATGAGGATTGCACATACAAGACAGGAATTTATAAATTTCCACAATGGGAATTGTTCTATTTCCCACTATTATTCCCACAATGGAGCGATATTGTAAAAAGAATACTGAAAGCATGTGGGTCCTTGgtcaacatgcgaccacaaacaGAACCAAGTATGGAACcattgtgggcat comes from Dysidea avara chromosome 4, odDysAvar1.4, whole genome shotgun sequence and encodes:
- the LOC136253115 gene encoding uncharacterized protein, with translation MASSIPSASAERNPFGKTLNSQTKYLLMKLWEYFKQEAKKCKISINITERISKATGISRTSIRMEHRKKGDLFTPRKRYKCSRVLVDTDSFNPDTIRQDPFIVRKGGNLSLSKILAKLKNDGVFSGGRTLL